Sequence from the Microbacterium dextranolyticum genome:
CGACCTCGACGTGCCCGTCATCGTGGGCGGCGCCTCCACGTACACCGCGGCGCTCCACCTCATGCGCACCGGAGCCGCCGGCGTGCTCGTCGGCTTCGGCGGAGGAGCGGCGTCGACCACGCGGGCGACCCTCGGCATCCACGCCCCCATGGCGACCGCCGTGGCCGACGTCGCCGGCGCACGCCGCGACTACCTCGACGAGTCGGGCGGACGGTACGTGCACGTCATCGCCGACGGCGGCGTGGGAACCTCCGGCGACATCGTCAAGGCGCTCGCGATGGGCGCCGATGCCGTCATGCTCGGCGTCGCCCTCGCGCGCGCCACGGATGCCCCCGGTCGCGGCTACCACTGGGGCCCCGAAGCGCACCACGCGAAGCTTCCCCGCGGCAAGCGGGTCGAGGTCGGCCAGGTCGGTCCCCTCGAGCAGATCCTGTACGGCCCCGCACCGGTGGCCGACGGCACGGCGAACCTTATCGGCGCGCTGAAGAAGTCGATGGCCACGACCGGGTATTCCGACCTCAAGGAGTTCCAGCGCGTCGAGGTCGTCGTCGCGCCGTACCGCGTCTGATGGCTGACGGCGACTCCTCGGCCCCTGCAGTGGCCGGGTCGGCCTCCGCAGGGGCGCCCAGCGTGGCCCCCGCCGAGGTCTTCGCGCCGACGCTGCGCGAAGTCATGCTGCGCCCGTGGTGGATCGGGATGCTGCTGTTCGCTTTGGCCGTCGCTGCCGTGTTCGCGTGGCTCGGCCAGTGGCAGCTCGGACGCTCGATCGACACGAACCCGCCGCCTCCGGGCATCACCGAGACGGTGAAGCCCATCGTCGAGGCGCTTCCGCCGGGGCAGTACCTGCCCGAACCGCTGGTCGGCCAGCGTGTCGACGTCGTCGGTTCGTTCGTCGCCGACGATTTCGCGGTCGTCTCGTCGCGCTTCAACGACGGCGTCGAGGGGTACTGGGTGACCGCTCAGTTGCGCCTCGACTCGGCCGGCCTGCCGGTGCCGACATCCATCGCGACGGCGGTCGGGTGGACGGCGAACCGGGCGACGGCTGACGCCGCGGCATCCGCGCTCGACGCGCTCGCCGGTTCGGCCGTGAGCCTCACGGGCCGGCTGATCTCGGATGAAGGCCCCGCCCTGCCTCCCCGCGGAGGAGCCGTGACCGACATGTCGCGGATGTCTCCCGCGGCGCTTCTGGGGATGTGGCACGACACGACCGACCTGAACGTCTACCGGCCGTACCTCGTCGCCGACGGCGGCGATTCGCTCGCCGGCATCGTCGCGGCATCCGGTCTCGCCGGGATCGACTCGCCGGCGCCCGCACAGGGGTCCAACGTCAACTGGTTGAACGTCTTCTACGCCGTCGAGTGGGCGATCTTCGCGGGTTTCGCGTTCTACATGTGGTACCGCCTGGCGCGGGATGCCTGGGAGAAGGAGGTCGAGGCGCTCGAAGAGGCCGCCGGCTCCACCCCACAGGAGGTCGAAACGTAGGCGCCGAGCCGCAGGGTGCCGAGCCGCAGGGCGCCGAGCGCCCCGGTGCTGACCGTCCCACACTGCAGGACCAGGCGTGACAGGAGTGACTCCTGACCGCTCCACGACCGGGTTCTGCGGACGTTCCTCCTGCAGATTGCGTCGCCCGCACGCCCAGTAGACTGGAACCCATGCCCCAGCCCAAGCTCGCCACCTTCCCGGCGATCCGCGGAGCGCTGCGCTTCTACCAGATCGCCTCGGTCGTCACGGGTGTCATGCTGCTGTCGCTGTGCGCCGAGATGATCATCAAGTACGGCCTCGGCTACGAGCTGTTCTTCGGCGGAACAGGTGGATTCCTCCACTTCGCCCCGGTGGTCGAGACGGCGACGGGCCACGAGTCGACCGGCGACGGCGTCAACCTGTCGCTCGGCATCCTCATCGCCCACGGCTGGTTCTACGTCGTCTACCTCTTCGCGTGCTTCCGCGTGTGGAGCCTCATGCGCTGGGGCTTCCTGCGGTTCATCATGCTCGCCCTCGGCGGCATCGTGCCGCTGCTGTCGTTCTTCATGGAGGCGCGCGTCGCCCGCGAGGTCAAGGCCTACCTCGCCGAGCGCGAAGCCTCTGAGGCATCCGTTCCTCCTCTCCCCGCCACGGAAGGCACCCGGTGACCACCCAGACCGAGACCGCCCAGCGTCCCGTCCTCGTCGTCGATTTCGGCGCGCAATATGCCCAGTTGATCGCGCGCCGCGTCCGCGAGGCCGGCGTCTACAGCGAGATCGTCCCGCACACCGCGACGGCCGCCGAGGTCGCCGCGAAGAATCCCGTCGCCCTTGTGCTGTCGGGTGGGCCCTCCTCGGTGTACGAGCCGGGCGCGCCCTCGCTCGACCCGGGCATCCTGCAGCTCGGGGTGCCGACCCTCGGCATCTGCTACGGCTTCCAGGTGATGGCTCAGCAGCTCGGCGGCACGGTCGCCAACACGGGCCTGCGCGAGTACGGCGCGACGGATGCCACCCTCGCCGGCGACGGCGGGGTGCTGCTGGGTGGCCAGCCCGCCGAGCAGAACGTCTGGATGAGCCACGGAGACCAGGTCGCCGAGGCCCCCGAAGGCTTCGAGGTGCTCGCCTCGACCGCGGCGACGCCCGTGGCCGCGTTCGGCAACGCCGAGAAGTGCTTCTACGGTGTGCAGTGGCACCCCGAGGTGAAGCACTCGGACTACGGCCAGGACGTGCTCGTGAACTTCCTGCACAAGGCGGCGGGCCTTCCCGCCGACTGGAACAGCGGCAACGTCATCGCCGAGCAGGTCGCGCGCATCCGCGAGCAGGTCGGCACGGGGCGGGTGCTCTCGGCTCTGTCCGGCGGCGTCGACTCCGCCGTCTCGACGGCGCTCGTGCACGAAGCGGTCGGCGACCAGCTCGTCGCCGTGTTCATCGACCATGGCCTCCTCCGCAAGGGCGAGCGCGAACAGGTCGAGAACGACTACGTGGCATCCACCGGCGTCCGTCTCATCACCGTCGACGCGCGGGAGACGTTCCTGAACGCGCTTGCCGGCGTGAGCGACCCGGAGCAGAAGCGCAAGATCATCGGGCGCGAATTCATCCGTGCGTTCGAGAAGGTTCAGCAGGACCTGATCGCCGAGGCCGCGGCCGAGGGCGACCCGATCCGCTTCCTCGTGCAGGGCACGCTCTACCCCGACGTCGTCGAGTCCGGCGGCGGCACGGGCACCGCGAACATCAAGAGCCACCACAACGTGGGCGGCCTTCCCGAAGACCTCCAGTTCGAGCTCGTCGAGCCGTTGCGGACGCTCTTCAAGGACGAGGTGCGCCAGATCGGACGCGACCTCGGGCTGCCGGCCGAGATCGTCGGACGCCAGCCGTTTCCGGGGCCCGGCCTCGGCATCCGGATCGTGGGTGAGGTCACCGCTGACCGCCTCGAGATCCTGCGTGACGCCGACGCCATCGCCCGCGAGGAGCTGACCAAGGCGGGCCTCGACGGCGAGATTTGGCAGTGCCCCGTCGTGCTGCTGGCGGATGTCCGCTCGGTGGGTGTGCAGGGAGATGGCCGCACCTACGGGCATCCGATCGTGCTGCGTCCGGTCTCTTCGGAGGATGCTATGACGGCGGACTGGACCCGTCTGCCCTACGACGTGCTGTCGAAGATCTCGAACCGCATCACGAACGAGGTGCGCGAGGTCAACCGGGTCGTGCTCGACGTCACGTCGAAGCCCCCGGGGACCATCGAGTGGGAGTGAACTGACCGGATGCCGGGGCCGCGCGCCCCGGCATCCGTCGTTTGTGGCGAGGGCGGTGCGGTGGTGGTGGTGCGCTGGTGCTGGCGTGGGCGGTGCGGGTGCGGGTAGCGTGCGGTGCGATTCGAGCCGTGTCCCACTTTCTGTCGCTACGCCGGCCTGCAAGCGACACTTTGTGGGACATGGGGCACCGAGAGTGGGACGTGCCCTGCAGTAGAACGCCCGGGTCCTGCGGCTGCCGCTGTCCCATCCGGATGCCTGCCGTGTCCCACTTTCTGTCGTTGCGGGGTCTGTGGGCGACGCATTGTGGGACATGGGGCACCGAGAGTGGGACATGCCCTGCCGAAAGTGGGACATGGGAGTTTCGCGGAGCGCGTGTCGGGCGGACGCGGGATGCACAGGCACGAAGCGGGTGCCGGATGCCTGCCGCGTCCCACTTTCTGTCGTTGCGGGGGTCTTCGGGCGACGCTTTGTGGGACATGGGTCGCTGGAAGTGGGACACACCCTGCCGAAAGTGGGACACCCCACCCAGAGACCGGGACATGCACCGCAGAAAGCGGGACACGCACACGCAGAAAGTGGGACATGCCCCGTCGGGAGAGCCGGCAGAGCGCGGCAGGCGGGGGAGAAAGGCAGACGGGGAGAAGAGGCAGACGGGGATGAAAGGCAGAAAGGCCCGCCCGGCGTGCGCCGGACGGGCCTTCTGGAGGCGGGAGCGTCAGTTGTTGCCGCGGAGGATCGCGATGAGGCGCAGGATCTCGACGTAGAGCCATACGACCGTGACCATGATGCCGAAGGCGCCGAGCCAGGCGTACTGACGGGGCGCGCCGTTACGGACGCCCTGCTGGATCGAGTCGAAGTCGAGCACGAGCGAGTACGCGGCCATGATGACGACGAGGATGCCGATGATGACACCCAGCGGGATGCCCATGATCTTGACGTCCGACAGCATGCCGAACGGGCCACCGCTGCCGGCGGGGAATGCACCGAACATCATCATGACGACGTTGATGAGCGAGAAGACCAGGTAGCCGATCATCGCGATCATGAAGACCTTGGTGGCCTTCGCCGAGGCGCGGACCTTGCCGCTGGCGAACAGCGCGAGCGTCACGCCGACCACCGACAGGGTCGCGATCGTGGCCTGGACGACGATGCCGGGCCACATGAACTCGAAGAACGCCGAGATGCCACCGATGAACAAGCCCTCGAAGGCGGCGTAGCCGAGGATGAGGCCGGGGCGGATCTTCTTGCGCGACGTGAAGCTCACGATCATCGCGAGGACGAAGCCGCCGAGCGCGCCGATCATCCACGGCACGATCGTGGGGGCGGGGTTCGACACGGAGACGGGCGCCATCGTCCAGATCCAGCCGACGACGGCGGTGACCAGCAGGACGGCGAAGAGGCCCACGGTCTTGACGACGGTGTCTTCGACCGTCATGCGACCGGTCTGCGCCGCGCCGGCGGACGGTGCGGCGAACGCGCCCTCGAGCTGCGCCTGCGCAGCGAGGTCGGCGGCCTGCGCGGACGAGGCGGCGTACTGGGTCTGGGCAGCCGGCGGGGTCAGCCCGGGCCGCTGCTCCTGGAAGGCGGGGTTGCTGAAAGCGGGATTGCTGCTCGAGGCCATGGTGGTCTCTCTCCAATGCGAAGGGTGCCGCGGGGCATTCCCGCGGAATTCCAGCGTATCGGACGCCTGCGGAGCGGGGCAGGTGCTGTGCTGTGAGCACGCTTGGAACGCTCCGAGCGTCGGCCGCCCGTCGCGCTAGCCTGGCAGCA
This genomic interval carries:
- a CDS encoding GuaB3 family IMP dehydrogenase-related protein encodes the protein MEIELGRAKRARRAYSFDDIAVVPSRRTRNPEDISTAWSIDAFGFEIPVLGAPMDSVMSPATAIMLGQLGGLGVLDLEGVWTRYDDPEPLLAEIASLPADEATLRMQELYSEPIKPELVRDRLAEIRAGGVTVAGSLTPQRTQDLYETVVAAGVDLFVIRGTTVSAEHVSSDAAPLNLKKFIYDLDVPVIVGGASTYTAALHLMRTGAAGVLVGFGGGAASTTRATLGIHAPMATAVADVAGARRDYLDESGGRYVHVIADGGVGTSGDIVKALAMGADAVMLGVALARATDAPGRGYHWGPEAHHAKLPRGKRVEVGQVGPLEQILYGPAPVADGTANLIGALKKSMATTGYSDLKEFQRVEVVVAPYRV
- a CDS encoding SURF1 family cytochrome oxidase biogenesis protein — protein: MLRPWWIGMLLFALAVAAVFAWLGQWQLGRSIDTNPPPPGITETVKPIVEALPPGQYLPEPLVGQRVDVVGSFVADDFAVVSSRFNDGVEGYWVTAQLRLDSAGLPVPTSIATAVGWTANRATADAAASALDALAGSAVSLTGRLISDEGPALPPRGGAVTDMSRMSPAALLGMWHDTTDLNVYRPYLVADGGDSLAGIVAASGLAGIDSPAPAQGSNVNWLNVFYAVEWAIFAGFAFYMWYRLARDAWEKEVEALEEAAGSTPQEVET
- a CDS encoding DUF3817 domain-containing protein produces the protein MPQPKLATFPAIRGALRFYQIASVVTGVMLLSLCAEMIIKYGLGYELFFGGTGGFLHFAPVVETATGHESTGDGVNLSLGILIAHGWFYVVYLFACFRVWSLMRWGFLRFIMLALGGIVPLLSFFMEARVAREVKAYLAEREASEASVPPLPATEGTR
- the guaA gene encoding glutamine-hydrolyzing GMP synthase, whose product is MTTQTETAQRPVLVVDFGAQYAQLIARRVREAGVYSEIVPHTATAAEVAAKNPVALVLSGGPSSVYEPGAPSLDPGILQLGVPTLGICYGFQVMAQQLGGTVANTGLREYGATDATLAGDGGVLLGGQPAEQNVWMSHGDQVAEAPEGFEVLASTAATPVAAFGNAEKCFYGVQWHPEVKHSDYGQDVLVNFLHKAAGLPADWNSGNVIAEQVARIREQVGTGRVLSALSGGVDSAVSTALVHEAVGDQLVAVFIDHGLLRKGEREQVENDYVASTGVRLITVDARETFLNALAGVSDPEQKRKIIGREFIRAFEKVQQDLIAEAAAEGDPIRFLVQGTLYPDVVESGGGTGTANIKSHHNVGGLPEDLQFELVEPLRTLFKDEVRQIGRDLGLPAEIVGRQPFPGPGLGIRIVGEVTADRLEILRDADAIAREELTKAGLDGEIWQCPVVLLADVRSVGVQGDGRTYGHPIVLRPVSSEDAMTADWTRLPYDVLSKISNRITNEVREVNRVVLDVTSKPPGTIEWE
- a CDS encoding Bax inhibitor-1/YccA family protein — protein: MASSSNPAFSNPAFQEQRPGLTPPAAQTQYAASSAQAADLAAQAQLEGAFAAPSAGAAQTGRMTVEDTVVKTVGLFAVLLVTAVVGWIWTMAPVSVSNPAPTIVPWMIGALGGFVLAMIVSFTSRKKIRPGLILGYAAFEGLFIGGISAFFEFMWPGIVVQATIATLSVVGVTLALFASGKVRASAKATKVFMIAMIGYLVFSLINVVMMMFGAFPAGSGGPFGMLSDVKIMGIPLGVIIGILVVIMAAYSLVLDFDSIQQGVRNGAPRQYAWLGAFGIMVTVVWLYVEILRLIAILRGNN